Proteins from one Vespula vulgaris chromosome 23, iyVesVulg1.1, whole genome shotgun sequence genomic window:
- the LOC127071790 gene encoding lysine-specific demethylase lid isoform X3 gives MVSRYHDATSDFASQDRFGTYCCRTQDMACDRADSDFEFSIPPEAPVFEPSTEEFLDPLGYIAKIRPIAEKSGICKIKPPPNWQPPFAVDVDKFKFVPRIQRLNELEAKTRIKLNFLDQIAKFWELQGSSLKIPLVERKALDLYSLHKIVTDEGGVETVTKERRWAKIANKLGYPSGRSVGSILKNHYERILYPFDVFKQGKALTDIKIEPDSDEKIEKRDRDYKPHGIISRQQIKPPAEKFSRRSKRFSGQEEKQEVGIKQEDCKEECDSDHDCREGIVRSRYVDNDKSKELKKLQFYGAGPKMAGFNTKEPKKSNKTRGVKLTYEFDPLAKYICHNCGRGDNEENMLLCDGCDDSYHTFCLMPPLTEIPKGDWRCPKCVAEEVSKPMEAFGFEQAQREYTLQQFGEMADQFKSDYFNMPVHMVPTSLVEKEFWRIVSSIDEDVTVEYGADLHTMDHGSGFPTKTSVNLFTCDQEYAESSWNLNNLPVLRGSVLGHINADISGMKVPWMYVGMCFATFCWHNEDHWSYSINYLHWGEPKTWYGVPGSQAEKFEQSMKSAAPELFHSQPDLLHQLVTIMNPNILTNEGVSVFRTDQHAGEFVVTFPRAYHAGFNQGYNFAEAVNFAPADWLKMGRECITHYSNLRRFCVFSHDELVCKMSLDPDSLDIGIATATYHDMLQMVDDEKKLRKNLLEWGVTEAEREAFELLPDDERQCEACKTTCFLSAVTCSCHNSQLVCLRHFTDLCDCPPEKHTLRYRYTLDELPIMLQKLKLKAESFDSWVTKVKEAMDPKNDKVELSELKELLNEAENKKFPDSELLTALTTAVQDAEKCASVAQQLLNNKQRTRTRQSVETKYKLTVEELTLFYKEITNLCCELKESDGVKFILDQVLQFQSDAEDLESKEDDCNIDKLEKCIEFGDSICIELPQLVRLKQKLAQMQWLEEIKSLQEDPKSISREDLVRLIEKGTTIPPHFKIESTLAELRTLMTAIDKWEEKAKIYLNARNRPTISAVEEFVHEADEVEAYLPSLNTLQDILSRAKNWSNMVEEIQGRENFPYYDTLDDIVRKGRSISLQLDTLSMLESTLSQAKAWKERTVRTFLRKNSHYTLMEALSPRIGVGVQAMKTKKNKGDESVGAVFVCDTKLDDSNDSATVVAAFKLAEQREMDAMRSLRERNLLKAEMDDSRYCVCRRPRFGLMLQCELCKDWFHSNCVPLPKTTYKGKVPMSREVKFLCPCCLRSRRPRLETILALLVSLQKISIRLPEGEALQCLTERAMNWQDRARQALATEEISSALATLSALSQKLVEAAAREKTEKIISSELKKAANNPELHQRVQAIAPLSGVHSDDSVLSTADDDDDVVTIDDDEPTCSTFNSNEHAYSYKTAVILSHSARQHLEELMMEGDLLEVALDETQHIWRILSHTNSPSTIRKYAALEEIQTNCNQETKDAKKRGRKRKSEEFELLKKLGKQKIDDKSLVKRKGLVKEKKSASSPVPIKRGPRKMKRKEGEEGPKKRGGNRKKTKQDTSDEEEDCAAVNCLHPSGREVDWVQCDGGCEGWFHMHCVGLDRTEIAEEDDYICSNCKETDQNVTSRGPDPLAESLGLDALLSLSQSQAYHGTDTEANIHETSSFVKTY, from the exons ATGGTATCGAGATACCACGACGCTACTTCCGACTTCGCTTCTCAGGATCGTTTCGGTACATATTGTTGTCGTACCCAGGACATGGCCTGTGATCGTGCTGACTCGGACTTCGAGTTCTCTATACCGCCCGAGGCCCCTGTATTTGAGCCCAGCACTGAGGAGTTCCTCGACCCTCTTGGATATATCGCAAAAATAAGACCGATCGCTGAGAAATCTGGCATCTGCAAGATCAAACCTCCGCCC aattgGCAGCCACCATTCGCAGTTGACGTTGACAAATTCAAATTTGTACCACGGATACAAAGATTAAATGAATTAGAAGCTAAAACTAGGATAAAACTCAATTTCTTAGATCAAATTGCTAAGTTCTGGGAATTACAAGGATCTTCATTAAAAATACCTCTTGTGGAGCGTAAAGCTTTGGATTTATATTCCTTGCACAAGATTGTCACTGACGAAg GAGGTGTAGAAACAgtaacaaaggaaagaagatgGGCAAAAATTGCCAACAAATTAGGTTATCCTTCTGGAAGAAGCGTTGgaagtattttaaaaaatcactacgaaagaattttataccCATTTGACGTATTTAAACAAGGAAAAGCATTGACTGATATT aaaatagaaCCAGATTCTGatgaaaaaattgagaaaagagATCGTGATTACAAACCGCATGGAATAATTTCAAGGCAACAAATCAAACCTCCTGCAGAGAAGTTTTCACGTCGTTCAAAGAGATTTTCTGGCCAGGAAGAAAAGCAAGAAGTCGGTATTAAGCAAGAAGATTGCAAAGAAGAATGTGATTCCGATCATGACTGCAGAGAAGGTATCGTTAGAAGCAGATATGtagataatgataaaagtaaGGAACTTaagaaattacaattttatggAGCCGGTCCAAAAATGGCTGGTTTTAATACCAAAGAACCAAAGAAGTCTAACAAAACTAGAGGTGTTAAGCTAACGTACGAGTTTGACCCA cTTGCAAAGTACATTTGTCATAATTGTGGGAGAGGTGACAATGAAGAAAATATGCTTCTGTGTGATGGCTGTGACGATAGCTACCACACATTTTGTCTAATGCCACCTTTAACAGAAATACCTAAGGGAGATTGGAGGTGTCCAAAATGTGTTGCAGAAGAAGTTTCAAAACCGATGGAGGCTTTTGGTTTTGAACAAGCACAAAGAGAGTACACCCTTCAACAATTTGGTGAAATGGCAGATCAATTCAAAAGCGACTACTTCAACATGCCAGTACAt ATGGTTCCAACTTCGttagtagaaaaagaattctggAGAATAGTTTCATCTATTGACGAAGATGTGACAGTAGAATATGGTGCAGATTTACATACCATGGATCATGGATCTGGATTTCCAACGAAAACAAgtgttaatttatttacgtGTGATCAAGAATATGCCGAATCCTCATggaatttaaacaatttaccGGTTTTACGTGGTAGTGTATTAGGTCATATTAATGCGGATATTAGTGGCATGAAGGTCCCATGGATGTATGTCGGCATGTGTTTTGCAACATTTTGTTGGCACAACGAAGATCATTGGAgttattctattaattactTACATTGGGGAGAACCAAAAACATGGTATGGCGTACCTGGTTCTCAGGCAGAAAAATTTGAACAGTCTATGAAGTCTGCTGCACCTGAATTATTTCACAGTCAACCTGATCTGTTACATCAATTAGTAACAATTATGAATCCAAATATCTTAACAAATGAAG gAGTATCGGTGTTTAGAACCGATCAACATGCTGGTGAATTTGTTGTAACATTTCCAAGAGCATATCATGCAGGTTTCAATCAAGGTTATAACTTTGCAGAGGCTGTAAATTTTGCACCTGCAGACTGG CTCAAAATGGGAAGAGAGTGCATCACACACTATTCAAATTTAAGGCGGTTTTGTGTATTTTCTCACGACGAATTAGTATGCAAAATGTCTTTAGATCCAGATTCATTAGATATTGGAATTGCTACAGCTACTTATCATGACATGTTACAAATGGtagacgatgaaaaaaaattgcgaaaaaatttattggagTGG gGTGTAACAGAGGCTGAACGCGAAGCCTTTGAGTTATTACCAGATGATGAACGACAGTGTGAAGCCTGTAAAACAACTTGTTTTTTAAGTGCAGTTACATGTTCGTGTCACAATTCCCAATTGGTTTGTTTAAGACATTTTACAGACCTTTGTGATTGTCCACCAGAAAAACATACGTTACGGTATCGTTATACGTTAGACGAATTGCCCATTATGTTACAAAAGTTAAAGTTGAAAGCCGAGTCTTTTGACTCATGGGTAACTAAAGTTAAAGAAGCCATGGATCCAAAGAATGATAAAGTTGAACTTAGTGAGTTGAAAGAACTTTTGAATGAagcagaaaataaaaagttccCGGATAGTGAATTGTTAACAGCTTTAACAACGGCTGTACAAGATGCTGAGAAATGTGCAAGTGTTGCACAACAGCTGTTAAACAATAAACAACGTACAAG gACCAGGCAATCTGTAgagacaaaatataaattaactgTGGAAGAACtgacattattttataaagaaataacaaatttatgtTGCGAATTAAAAGAGTCCGATGGCGTAAAGTTTATATTGGATCAGGTATTACAATTTCAAAGTGACGCAGAGGACTTGGAGTCTAAAGAAGATGATTGTAATATCGATAAACTAGAAAAGTGTATAGAGTTTGGAGATTCCATATGTATCGAACTACCACAACTTGTACGCTTAAAACAG aAATTAGCACAAATGCAATGgcttgaagaaataaaatcccTTCAAGAAGATCCAAAGTCCATAAGTCGTGAGGATTTGGTAAGATTAATAGAAAAGGGAACGACGATACCTCCGCACTTTAAAATAGAAAGTACTCTAGCAGAATTACGAACGTTGATGACTGCGATCGATAAGTgggaagaaaaagcaaagataTATTTGAATGCGAGGAATAGGCCGACAATTTCAGCAGTCGAAGAATTTGTTCACGAAGCCGACGAAGTGGAAGCTTATCTTCCAAGTTTAAATACTTTGCAAGATATATTAAGTCGAGCGAAAAATTGGTCGAACATGGTGGAAGAGATTCaagggagagaaaattttccatATTACGATACATTAGATGACATTGTTAGAAAAGGAAGGAGTATTTCATTACAATTGGATACTCTTTCGATGTTAGAATCTACACTTTCTCAAGCTAAAGcttggaaagaaagaacagtAAGGACATTCCTAAGAAAAAATTCACACTATACACTGATGGAGGCCTTATCACCGCGTATTGGAGTTGGTGTTCAAGCAatgaagacaaagaaaaataaaggcgATGAATCCGTCGGTGCTGTGTTCGTTTGTGATACAAAACTCGATGATTCGAATGACTCTGCGACTGTCGTAGCCGCGTTCAAATTGGCAGAACAACGTGAGATGGATGCTATGAGAAGTTTAagggaaagaaatttattaaaagctGAGATGGATGATTCTAGATATTGTGTGTGTCGTAGACCAAGATTTGGACTTATGCTTCAGTGTGAGCTTTGCAAAGATTGGTTCCATTCGAATTGTGTGCCGTTACCTAAGACAACGTATAAAGGCAAAGTACCGATGTCAAGAGAGGTGAAATTTTTGTGTCCATGTTGTTTACGTTCAAGAAGGCCTCGTTTGGAAACGATTTTAGCACTTTTAGTTAGCCTTCAAAAGATCTCAATACGTTTACCTGAAGGCGAAGCGTTGCAATGTCTGACAGAAAGGGCAATGAACTGGCAGGACCGTGCAAGGCAAGCTTTAGCCACGGAAGAAATTTCCTCGGCATTGGCTACGTTATCGGCACTTTCTCAAAAATTGGTCGAAGCTGCCGCCAGAGAAAAGACGGAAAAGATTATTAGTAGCGAATTAAAGAAAGCAGCTAATAATCCCGAATTACATCAAAGAGTACAAGCTATCGCACCTCTGAGTGGTGTTCATTCTGACGACAGTGTGCTTAGCACAGCG gatgacgacgatgatgtcgttacgatcgacgacgatgaaCCAACATGTAGTACTTTCAATAGTAATGAACATGCCTATTCTTACA AAACAGCAGTAATCCTGTCGCACAGTGCGAGACAACATCTTGAAGAATTAATGATGGAAGGAGACTTACTAGAAGTTGCATTAGACGAGACACAACATATTTGGCGTATTTTAAGTCATACGAATAGTCCGAGTACTATTAGAAAATATGCGGCACTTGAAGAAATTCAAACTAATTGTAATCAAGAAACTAAGGATGCTAAGAAACgtggtagaaagagaaaatctgaAGAATTTGAATTATTGAAGAAGCTTGGAAAGCAAAAAATCGACGACAAAAGTTTGGTTAAACGTAAGGGATtggttaaagagaaaaaatcggCTAGTTCACCGGTACCTATAAAACGTGGTCCACGGAAG atgaaacgaaaagagggagaggaaggtccaaagaagagaggaggtaacagaaagaaaactaaGCAAGACACTTCggacgaggaagaagattGCGCTGCTGTTAATTGTTTACATCCTAGTG gtaGAGAAGTTGATTGGGTGCAATGCGATGGGGGATGCGAAGGTTGGTTTCATATGCATTGCGTTGGTCTTGATCGAACAGAAATCGCAGAAGAAGACGATTACATTTGTAGTAATTGTAAAGAGACAGACCAAAATGTAACG TCAAGAGGGCCAGATCCACTGGCTGAATCTTTAGGATTGGATGcacttctttccctttctcaaTCTCAGGCATACCATGGGACGGATACAGAAGCTAATATCCACGAAACTTCGTCGTTCGTCAAGACCTACTAG
- the LOC127071790 gene encoding lysine-specific demethylase lid isoform X1, giving the protein MVSRYHDATSDFASQDRFGTYCCRTQDMACDRADSDFEFSIPPEAPVFEPSTEEFLDPLGYIAKIRPIAEKSGICKIKPPPNWQPPFAVDVDKFKFVPRIQRLNELEAKTRIKLNFLDQIAKFWELQGSSLKIPLVERKALDLYSLHKIVTDEGGVETVTKERRWAKIANKLGYPSGRSVGSILKNHYERILYPFDVFKQGKALTDIKIEPDSDEKIEKRDRDYKPHGIISRQQIKPPAEKFSRRSKRFSGQEEKQEVGIKQEDCKEECDSDHDCREGIVRSRYVDNDKSKELKKLQFYGAGPKMAGFNTKEPKKSNKTRGVKLTYEFDPLAKYICHNCGRGDNEENMLLCDGCDDSYHTFCLMPPLTEIPKGDWRCPKCVAEEVSKPMEAFGFEQAQREYTLQQFGEMADQFKSDYFNMPVHMVPTSLVEKEFWRIVSSIDEDVTVEYGADLHTMDHGSGFPTKTSVNLFTCDQEYAESSWNLNNLPVLRGSVLGHINADISGMKVPWMYVGMCFATFCWHNEDHWSYSINYLHWGEPKTWYGVPGSQAEKFEQSMKSAAPELFHSQPDLLHQLVTIMNPNILTNEGVSVFRTDQHAGEFVVTFPRAYHAGFNQGYNFAEAVNFAPADWLKMGRECITHYSNLRRFCVFSHDELVCKMSLDPDSLDIGIATATYHDMLQMVDDEKKLRKNLLEWGVTEAEREAFELLPDDERQCEACKTTCFLSAVTCSCHNSQLVCLRHFTDLCDCPPEKHTLRYRYTLDELPIMLQKLKLKAESFDSWVTKVKEAMDPKNDKVELSELKELLNEAENKKFPDSELLTALTTAVQDAEKCASVAQQLLNNKQRTRTRQSVETKYKLTVEELTLFYKEITNLCCELKESDGVKFILDQVLQFQSDAEDLESKEDDCNIDKLEKCIEFGDSICIELPQLVRLKQKLAQMQWLEEIKSLQEDPKSISREDLVRLIEKGTTIPPHFKIESTLAELRTLMTAIDKWEEKAKIYLNARNRPTISAVEEFVHEADEVEAYLPSLNTLQDILSRAKNWSNMVEEIQGRENFPYYDTLDDIVRKGRSISLQLDTLSMLESTLSQAKAWKERTVRTFLRKNSHYTLMEALSPRIGVGVQAMKTKKNKGDESVGAVFVCDTKLDDSNDSATVVAAFKLAEQREMDAMRSLRERNLLKAEMDDSRYCVCRRPRFGLMLQCELCKDWFHSNCVPLPKTTYKGKVPMSREVKFLCPCCLRSRRPRLETILALLVSLQKISIRLPEGEALQCLTERAMNWQDRARQALATEEISSALATLSALSQKLVEAAAREKTEKIISSELKKAANNPELHQRVQAIAPLSGVHSDDSVLSTADDDDDVVTIDDDEPTCSTFNSNEHAYSYISKLQRKSQSSDSSETAVILSHSARQHLEELMMEGDLLEVALDETQHIWRILSHTNSPSTIRKYAALEEIQTNCNQETKDAKKRGRKRKSEEFELLKKLGKQKIDDKSLVKRKGLVKEKKSASSPVPIKRGPRKMKRKEGEEGPKKRGGNRKKTKQDTSDEEEDCAAVNCLHPSGREVDWVQCDGGCEGWFHMHCVGLDRTEIAEEDDYICSNCKETDQNVTSRGPDPLAESLGLDALLSLSQSQAYHGTDTEANIHETSSFVKTY; this is encoded by the exons ATGGTATCGAGATACCACGACGCTACTTCCGACTTCGCTTCTCAGGATCGTTTCGGTACATATTGTTGTCGTACCCAGGACATGGCCTGTGATCGTGCTGACTCGGACTTCGAGTTCTCTATACCGCCCGAGGCCCCTGTATTTGAGCCCAGCACTGAGGAGTTCCTCGACCCTCTTGGATATATCGCAAAAATAAGACCGATCGCTGAGAAATCTGGCATCTGCAAGATCAAACCTCCGCCC aattgGCAGCCACCATTCGCAGTTGACGTTGACAAATTCAAATTTGTACCACGGATACAAAGATTAAATGAATTAGAAGCTAAAACTAGGATAAAACTCAATTTCTTAGATCAAATTGCTAAGTTCTGGGAATTACAAGGATCTTCATTAAAAATACCTCTTGTGGAGCGTAAAGCTTTGGATTTATATTCCTTGCACAAGATTGTCACTGACGAAg GAGGTGTAGAAACAgtaacaaaggaaagaagatgGGCAAAAATTGCCAACAAATTAGGTTATCCTTCTGGAAGAAGCGTTGgaagtattttaaaaaatcactacgaaagaattttataccCATTTGACGTATTTAAACAAGGAAAAGCATTGACTGATATT aaaatagaaCCAGATTCTGatgaaaaaattgagaaaagagATCGTGATTACAAACCGCATGGAATAATTTCAAGGCAACAAATCAAACCTCCTGCAGAGAAGTTTTCACGTCGTTCAAAGAGATTTTCTGGCCAGGAAGAAAAGCAAGAAGTCGGTATTAAGCAAGAAGATTGCAAAGAAGAATGTGATTCCGATCATGACTGCAGAGAAGGTATCGTTAGAAGCAGATATGtagataatgataaaagtaaGGAACTTaagaaattacaattttatggAGCCGGTCCAAAAATGGCTGGTTTTAATACCAAAGAACCAAAGAAGTCTAACAAAACTAGAGGTGTTAAGCTAACGTACGAGTTTGACCCA cTTGCAAAGTACATTTGTCATAATTGTGGGAGAGGTGACAATGAAGAAAATATGCTTCTGTGTGATGGCTGTGACGATAGCTACCACACATTTTGTCTAATGCCACCTTTAACAGAAATACCTAAGGGAGATTGGAGGTGTCCAAAATGTGTTGCAGAAGAAGTTTCAAAACCGATGGAGGCTTTTGGTTTTGAACAAGCACAAAGAGAGTACACCCTTCAACAATTTGGTGAAATGGCAGATCAATTCAAAAGCGACTACTTCAACATGCCAGTACAt ATGGTTCCAACTTCGttagtagaaaaagaattctggAGAATAGTTTCATCTATTGACGAAGATGTGACAGTAGAATATGGTGCAGATTTACATACCATGGATCATGGATCTGGATTTCCAACGAAAACAAgtgttaatttatttacgtGTGATCAAGAATATGCCGAATCCTCATggaatttaaacaatttaccGGTTTTACGTGGTAGTGTATTAGGTCATATTAATGCGGATATTAGTGGCATGAAGGTCCCATGGATGTATGTCGGCATGTGTTTTGCAACATTTTGTTGGCACAACGAAGATCATTGGAgttattctattaattactTACATTGGGGAGAACCAAAAACATGGTATGGCGTACCTGGTTCTCAGGCAGAAAAATTTGAACAGTCTATGAAGTCTGCTGCACCTGAATTATTTCACAGTCAACCTGATCTGTTACATCAATTAGTAACAATTATGAATCCAAATATCTTAACAAATGAAG gAGTATCGGTGTTTAGAACCGATCAACATGCTGGTGAATTTGTTGTAACATTTCCAAGAGCATATCATGCAGGTTTCAATCAAGGTTATAACTTTGCAGAGGCTGTAAATTTTGCACCTGCAGACTGG CTCAAAATGGGAAGAGAGTGCATCACACACTATTCAAATTTAAGGCGGTTTTGTGTATTTTCTCACGACGAATTAGTATGCAAAATGTCTTTAGATCCAGATTCATTAGATATTGGAATTGCTACAGCTACTTATCATGACATGTTACAAATGGtagacgatgaaaaaaaattgcgaaaaaatttattggagTGG gGTGTAACAGAGGCTGAACGCGAAGCCTTTGAGTTATTACCAGATGATGAACGACAGTGTGAAGCCTGTAAAACAACTTGTTTTTTAAGTGCAGTTACATGTTCGTGTCACAATTCCCAATTGGTTTGTTTAAGACATTTTACAGACCTTTGTGATTGTCCACCAGAAAAACATACGTTACGGTATCGTTATACGTTAGACGAATTGCCCATTATGTTACAAAAGTTAAAGTTGAAAGCCGAGTCTTTTGACTCATGGGTAACTAAAGTTAAAGAAGCCATGGATCCAAAGAATGATAAAGTTGAACTTAGTGAGTTGAAAGAACTTTTGAATGAagcagaaaataaaaagttccCGGATAGTGAATTGTTAACAGCTTTAACAACGGCTGTACAAGATGCTGAGAAATGTGCAAGTGTTGCACAACAGCTGTTAAACAATAAACAACGTACAAG gACCAGGCAATCTGTAgagacaaaatataaattaactgTGGAAGAACtgacattattttataaagaaataacaaatttatgtTGCGAATTAAAAGAGTCCGATGGCGTAAAGTTTATATTGGATCAGGTATTACAATTTCAAAGTGACGCAGAGGACTTGGAGTCTAAAGAAGATGATTGTAATATCGATAAACTAGAAAAGTGTATAGAGTTTGGAGATTCCATATGTATCGAACTACCACAACTTGTACGCTTAAAACAG aAATTAGCACAAATGCAATGgcttgaagaaataaaatcccTTCAAGAAGATCCAAAGTCCATAAGTCGTGAGGATTTGGTAAGATTAATAGAAAAGGGAACGACGATACCTCCGCACTTTAAAATAGAAAGTACTCTAGCAGAATTACGAACGTTGATGACTGCGATCGATAAGTgggaagaaaaagcaaagataTATTTGAATGCGAGGAATAGGCCGACAATTTCAGCAGTCGAAGAATTTGTTCACGAAGCCGACGAAGTGGAAGCTTATCTTCCAAGTTTAAATACTTTGCAAGATATATTAAGTCGAGCGAAAAATTGGTCGAACATGGTGGAAGAGATTCaagggagagaaaattttccatATTACGATACATTAGATGACATTGTTAGAAAAGGAAGGAGTATTTCATTACAATTGGATACTCTTTCGATGTTAGAATCTACACTTTCTCAAGCTAAAGcttggaaagaaagaacagtAAGGACATTCCTAAGAAAAAATTCACACTATACACTGATGGAGGCCTTATCACCGCGTATTGGAGTTGGTGTTCAAGCAatgaagacaaagaaaaataaaggcgATGAATCCGTCGGTGCTGTGTTCGTTTGTGATACAAAACTCGATGATTCGAATGACTCTGCGACTGTCGTAGCCGCGTTCAAATTGGCAGAACAACGTGAGATGGATGCTATGAGAAGTTTAagggaaagaaatttattaaaagctGAGATGGATGATTCTAGATATTGTGTGTGTCGTAGACCAAGATTTGGACTTATGCTTCAGTGTGAGCTTTGCAAAGATTGGTTCCATTCGAATTGTGTGCCGTTACCTAAGACAACGTATAAAGGCAAAGTACCGATGTCAAGAGAGGTGAAATTTTTGTGTCCATGTTGTTTACGTTCAAGAAGGCCTCGTTTGGAAACGATTTTAGCACTTTTAGTTAGCCTTCAAAAGATCTCAATACGTTTACCTGAAGGCGAAGCGTTGCAATGTCTGACAGAAAGGGCAATGAACTGGCAGGACCGTGCAAGGCAAGCTTTAGCCACGGAAGAAATTTCCTCGGCATTGGCTACGTTATCGGCACTTTCTCAAAAATTGGTCGAAGCTGCCGCCAGAGAAAAGACGGAAAAGATTATTAGTAGCGAATTAAAGAAAGCAGCTAATAATCCCGAATTACATCAAAGAGTACAAGCTATCGCACCTCTGAGTGGTGTTCATTCTGACGACAGTGTGCTTAGCACAGCG gatgacgacgatgatgtcgttacgatcgacgacgatgaaCCAACATGTAGTACTTTCAATAGTAATGAACATGCCTATTCTTACA TTTCAAAACTCCAACGTAAATCTCAATCAAGTGATTCCTCAGAAACAGCAGTAATCCTGTCGCACAGTGCGAGACAACATCTTGAAGAATTAATGATGGAAGGAGACTTACTAGAAGTTGCATTAGACGAGACACAACATATTTGGCGTATTTTAAGTCATACGAATAGTCCGAGTACTATTAGAAAATATGCGGCACTTGAAGAAATTCAAACTAATTGTAATCAAGAAACTAAGGATGCTAAGAAACgtggtagaaagagaaaatctgaAGAATTTGAATTATTGAAGAAGCTTGGAAAGCAAAAAATCGACGACAAAAGTTTGGTTAAACGTAAGGGATtggttaaagagaaaaaatcggCTAGTTCACCGGTACCTATAAAACGTGGTCCACGGAAG atgaaacgaaaagagggagaggaaggtccaaagaagagaggaggtaacagaaagaaaactaaGCAAGACACTTCggacgaggaagaagattGCGCTGCTGTTAATTGTTTACATCCTAGTG gtaGAGAAGTTGATTGGGTGCAATGCGATGGGGGATGCGAAGGTTGGTTTCATATGCATTGCGTTGGTCTTGATCGAACAGAAATCGCAGAAGAAGACGATTACATTTGTAGTAATTGTAAAGAGACAGACCAAAATGTAACG TCAAGAGGGCCAGATCCACTGGCTGAATCTTTAGGATTGGATGcacttctttccctttctcaaTCTCAGGCATACCATGGGACGGATACAGAAGCTAATATCCACGAAACTTCGTCGTTCGTCAAGACCTACTAG